A genomic segment from Anaeromicrobium sediminis encodes:
- a CDS encoding S8 family peptidase, which produces MKKYKEILSIALVGCMLMTGCAVKEKNAEVSSNRIIKNKEIRKLDPSRRISIIKPITKIIVGKNFLIDKLEQVIDIDANDPGSKSQLAVAYTKSNLVWDEIDQKRDINVAIIDTGIDYNHPDLKNRVKVDLGYDFVNDDPDPMDDNGHGTHVAGIIAAEKDNNEGIVGIVGDLDVNIIPIKALDKDGSGDIGVIAQAIEYAVDKGAHIINLSLGGPQENEEIKEAIEYAMDKGVFVIAAAGNDSRNCDRYVPAGLDGVYTVAASNLINKKANFSNYGKSVDIAAPGVKILSTVPNGGYEAWDGTSMATPVVTGVVAMLMTENPDIDINEIKDILSKSSKDIMQSGIDPFTGTGLIDAQRAFELLTGNELGEVEGNGELNSIIKNRKIFIINKTKK; this is translated from the coding sequence ATGAAAAAATATAAGGAGATTCTTTCTATAGCACTTGTTGGATGTATGTTAATGACAGGTTGTGCTGTAAAAGAAAAGAATGCAGAAGTATCTTCTAATAGAATTATAAAAAATAAAGAGATTAGAAAATTAGACCCTTCTAGAAGAATTAGTATTATAAAGCCTATTACTAAAATTATTGTAGGAAAAAACTTTTTAATTGATAAATTGGAACAAGTTATAGATATAGATGCAAATGACCCAGGATCAAAATCTCAATTGGCAGTGGCATATACAAAAAGTAACCTTGTATGGGATGAAATAGATCAAAAAAGAGATATAAATGTGGCTATCATAGATACAGGTATAGATTATAATCATCCTGATTTAAAAAATAGAGTAAAAGTAGATTTAGGGTATGATTTTGTAAATGATGATCCAGATCCTATGGATGACAATGGTCATGGTACTCATGTAGCAGGAATTATAGCAGCAGAAAAGGATAATAATGAAGGGATAGTAGGTATTGTTGGAGATTTAGATGTAAACATTATTCCTATAAAAGCATTAGATAAAGATGGATCTGGAGATATAGGTGTAATCGCACAAGCTATAGAGTATGCCGTTGACAAAGGGGCACATATTATTAATCTGAGTTTAGGTGGACCACAGGAAAATGAAGAGATAAAAGAGGCAATAGAGTATGCCATGGATAAAGGCGTATTCGTAATTGCAGCAGCAGGAAATGATAGTAGAAATTGTGATAGATACGTACCAGCAGGATTAGATGGAGTATATACAGTAGCCGCATCTAATTTAATTAATAAAAAAGCTAATTTTTCAAACTATGGTAAAAGTGTTGATATAGCAGCTCCAGGGGTAAAGATTCTAAGTACAGTACCTAATGGAGGATATGAGGCTTGGGATGGGACCAGTATGGCAACACCTGTGGTTACAGGAGTTGTGGCTATGCTAATGACAGAAAACCCAGATATAGATATAAATGAAATTAAAGATATATTGAGTAAATCTTCAAAGGACATTATGCAATCAGGTATAGACCCTTTTACGGGAACTGGATTAATTGATGCTCAAAGAGCTTTTGAACTATTAACTGGAAATGAATTAGGAGAAGTAGAAGGAAATGGTGAATTAA
- a CDS encoding carbohydrate kinase family protein codes for MNNYNQPYILVFGASVVDIIGFSSAKYRSYDSTPGNIKITFGGVCRNIAENMARVGVNTKFISILGNDEKGRSMLEHSKVIGYDMCESLILENGTTPTYMAILDEYGEMVSAIADMKSVDEMNFEFIDSKREIIENSQYTFLDADNPTNLQYILETFKGKTKFILDPISAAKAKNIRHLIKHFHTIKPNRHEAEVLAGFEIKTDADLKEAADYFLDLGVKNVFISLDEDGIYYSNGLECGKIRANNACVKNVTGAGDSFVAGLGYGYINDMNIRDTIRFSVAMSIITISHEETIHPKMCHEYVKKHIDEIDWTEVVY; via the coding sequence ATGAATAATTATAACCAACCATATATTTTAGTATTTGGAGCATCCGTTGTAGACATTATTGGTTTTAGCAGTGCTAAATATAGATCATATGATTCTACGCCAGGAAATATTAAAATTACATTTGGGGGAGTCTGTAGAAACATAGCTGAAAATATGGCTCGTGTTGGAGTTAATACTAAATTTATTTCCATATTAGGAAATGATGAAAAGGGACGCAGTATGCTTGAACATTCAAAGGTCATTGGATATGACATGTGTGAATCCCTTATACTAGAAAATGGAACAACTCCAACTTATATGGCTATTTTAGATGAATATGGAGAGATGGTTTCAGCTATAGCAGATATGAAAAGTGTTGATGAAATGAACTTTGAGTTCATTGATTCTAAGAGGGAAATTATAGAGAATTCACAATATACTTTTTTAGATGCTGATAATCCAACTAATTTGCAGTATATACTTGAAACTTTTAAGGGGAAAACTAAATTTATACTAGACCCTATTTCAGCTGCAAAGGCAAAGAATATTAGACATCTAATTAAGCATTTTCATACAATAAAGCCAAATAGGCATGAAGCAGAAGTGTTAGCTGGATTTGAAATTAAGACAGATGCAGATTTAAAGGAAGCTGCTGACTACTTCTTAGACCTAGGTGTTAAGAATGTGTTTATAAGTTTAGACGAAGATGGCATATATTATTCAAATGGATTAGAGTGTGGAAAAATAAGGGCTAATAATGCGTGCGTAAAGAATGTGACAGGGGCAGGAGATTCTTTCGTAGCAGGCTTAGGATATGGATATATAAACGATATGAATATACGTGATACCATTAGGTTTTCAGTAGCCATGTCCATAATAACCATATCTCATGAAGAAACTATACATCCAAAGATGTGCCATGAATATGTTAAAAAACATATAGATGAAATTGATTGGACAGAAGTAGTGTATTAA
- a CDS encoding metal-dependent hydrolase: MNGRSHMIIGTAASLLLLPKMGYEFNLLTSTAAALGSLIPDIDHPKALINQKLLFNKNKEGKILFYCTSGGIFLYKGFESFSKSMMFLGILLILIGLSKHRTFTHSLGGVLVISYYIFFLFNEQMIMDNITYATIIGVVSHLVCDFFTKEGVEMFYPLSHKKYRFPFTITTGSVAESAINLIFIFIIFNETIIK; the protein is encoded by the coding sequence ATGAATGGACGAAGTCATATGATTATTGGAACTGCAGCAAGTCTCCTATTATTGCCTAAAATGGGATATGAATTTAATTTACTAACCAGTACAGCAGCTGCTTTAGGATCTTTGATTCCAGATATAGATCATCCTAAAGCACTTATTAATCAAAAGCTATTATTTAATAAGAACAAAGAGGGAAAGATTCTTTTTTATTGTACTAGTGGTGGTATTTTTCTTTACAAGGGATTTGAATCCTTTAGTAAGTCCATGATGTTTTTAGGTATCCTATTAATTCTAATAGGCCTATCTAAACATAGAACCTTTACCCATAGTTTAGGAGGAGTCTTAGTAATTAGCTACTACATATTTTTTCTATTTAATGAACAAATGATAATGGATAATATAACCTATGCCACTATTATAGGGGTAGTCTCCCATTTAGTATGTGACTTTTTCACCAAGGAAGGTGTTGAGATGTTTTATCCCTTAAGTCATAAGAAATATAGGTTCCCATTTACTATTACAACGGGAAGTGTGGCTGAGTCTGCAATAAACTTAATATTTATATTTATAATTTTTAATGAAACCATAATAAAATAA
- a CDS encoding DUF7916 family protein: MVKRILDLSYSNLNDMTKEEKLISIRLAEGRTLISEIICIVPPLLGDISNGELAASFGADMILLNMYDVDNPKISAIGKGEHVIKRLKEMTGKMIGVNLEPVDESMELKGEKLNIPNGRMATVENIKRLRNQGADMVVLTGNPSTGVSNDAILNTIGRIKKAGIHDLIITSGKMHSSGSIHESGENIINEETIEKFLEAGVDILLLPAPGTVPGIDVQKIQKFVSMAHKKGKLTMTAIGTSQEGSSKEVIEKIALWSKMTGTDIHHIGDCGMSPGIATPENIMYYSIAIRGKRHTYRAMARSVNR; the protein is encoded by the coding sequence ATGGTTAAAAGAATATTAGATTTAAGTTACTCTAATTTAAACGACATGACTAAAGAGGAGAAACTCATTAGTATTAGGCTTGCTGAAGGGAGGACTTTAATATCAGAGATAATATGTATAGTGCCTCCCCTATTAGGAGATATAAGCAATGGTGAATTAGCTGCATCCTTTGGGGCAGATATGATTCTTTTAAACATGTACGACGTGGATAATCCGAAGATAAGTGCTATAGGTAAAGGGGAACATGTAATTAAAAGATTAAAGGAAATGACAGGGAAGATGATTGGGGTAAACTTAGAACCTGTAGATGAAAGTATGGAATTAAAGGGAGAAAAACTTAATATACCTAATGGTAGAATGGCCACGGTAGAAAATATTAAAAGGTTGAGAAATCAAGGGGCTGATATGGTAGTACTTACAGGAAATCCAAGTACAGGAGTTAGTAATGATGCCATATTAAATACTATAGGACGTATAAAAAAAGCAGGTATTCATGATTTAATAATTACATCTGGGAAAATGCATTCTTCAGGAAGCATACATGAAAGTGGAGAAAATATAATAAATGAAGAAACTATAGAAAAGTTTCTAGAAGCTGGGGTTGATATTCTTTTATTACCAGCACCAGGAACTGTGCCAGGGATAGATGTACAAAAAATTCAAAAGTTTGTGAGTATGGCTCATAAAAAAGGAAAACTCACTATGACTGCCATAGGCACATCCCAAGAAGGTAGCAGTAAAGAAGTTATAGAAAAAATTGCCTTATGGAGTAAAATGACAGGAACGGATATACACCATATAGGTGATTGTGGCATGTCACCAGGAATTGCCACACCAGAGAACATAATGTATTATTCCATAGCCATAAGAGGGAAAAGACATACATACAGGGCCATGGCCAGGTCTGTAAATAGATAA
- the rarD gene encoding EamA family transporter RarD, with product MELERVKSRGTSGNTWAVVCFLVFGLMPAYWKQLSNIPPRELVAYRIIFSFIFTMSLLGFQGKINKIKDILSTREKRKYIILSSISIGLNWLFFVIAIGRGKVLEVTMAYYINPLIVVLIGVFILKEKLNRYEIISVLLAAIGVLTITYRYGKAPIGAIIIGATFAFYGLFKKYAHVDSIMGLAIEMLLLVPFAIGYILFKEFNGTGFLREIPTHTFVTLLFSGMATVVPLMIFSIATRLVSLSTIGFAQYISPTITLFLSIYIFKEPFTTSHLISFGFIWLGLIIYTISQTMKKQI from the coding sequence ATGGAATTAGAAAGGGTTAAGAGTAGAGGTACAAGTGGAAATACATGGGCAGTTGTATGCTTTTTGGTATTTGGATTAATGCCAGCATACTGGAAGCAATTGAGTAATATACCTCCTAGGGAGTTAGTAGCTTATAGAATAATATTTTCATTCATATTTACCATGAGTTTATTAGGTTTCCAGGGAAAAATAAATAAAATAAAGGATATCTTATCTACTAGAGAAAAGAGAAAGTATATAATATTAAGTTCCATATCCATTGGACTAAACTGGCTATTCTTTGTAATTGCTATAGGAAGGGGAAAAGTATTAGAGGTTACTATGGCCTATTATATAAACCCGTTAATAGTAGTTTTAATAGGAGTATTTATTTTAAAAGAGAAACTTAATAGATATGAAATTATATCTGTCCTTTTAGCAGCCATAGGTGTATTAACTATTACATATAGATATGGTAAGGCTCCAATTGGTGCAATTATTATAGGAGCTACATTTGCCTTTTATGGTCTATTTAAAAAGTATGCACACGTGGACTCAATAATGGGATTAGCTATAGAAATGTTGTTATTAGTTCCATTTGCCATAGGCTATATTTTATTTAAAGAATTTAATGGAACGGGGTTCTTAAGGGAAATACCAACACACACCTTTGTTACACTTTTATTCTCAGGAATGGCAACTGTTGTACCCCTTATGATATTTTCCATAGCCACAAGATTAGTGTCCCTATCAACCATAGGATTTGCTCAATATATATCACCTACCATAACTTTATTTTTAAGCATATACATTTTTAAAGAACCATTTACTACTAGTCATTTAATAAGTTTTGGTTTCATATGGTTAGGTCTAATTATATATACAATTTCCCAAACTATGAAGAAACAAATTTAA
- a CDS encoding RNA-binding domain-containing protein: MLIRQWDIYLAKIPIEGVEMGEVKSVLVISNNAINKFSQCVNVIIVAPKKYANENNLLHVDIEVNEKDTIALVNHNETINKNRLVVKVGQVNDERIRKKILAAWNMIINNENKMEQLEFERFFEIGSTFEKDEDNEYEFKEFRVDQEAPRDLMARKLEKYICGFLNGENNKFGKIYFGITDDGIIKGTYLNREDRDDIRQLFIDRLKYIRPVVDRSLFTIEFIKLKKNGKIEKDYYIIEIYVPPSPDPSVLYFTRDDKLYIRFDGRNEKIEGPEIQEVIKTRLLNKIIGDKDFFKSPKS, encoded by the coding sequence ATGCTCATTAGGCAATGGGATATATATCTTGCAAAGATCCCTATAGAGGGAGTTGAGATGGGAGAAGTAAAGAGTGTTTTAGTAATTTCTAATAATGCCATAAATAAATTTAGTCAATGCGTGAATGTTATAATAGTAGCGCCTAAAAAATATGCAAATGAAAACAACCTTCTTCATGTGGATATAGAGGTCAATGAAAAGGATACTATAGCCTTAGTTAATCATAACGAAACTATAAATAAAAATAGACTAGTAGTAAAAGTAGGCCAAGTAAATGATGAAAGAATAAGAAAAAAAATATTGGCAGCTTGGAATATGATAATAAATAATGAGAATAAAATGGAACAATTGGAATTTGAAAGGTTCTTCGAAATAGGTTCTACCTTTGAAAAGGATGAAGATAATGAATATGAGTTTAAGGAATTTAGGGTAGATCAAGAAGCACCTAGGGACTTGATGGCTAGAAAACTAGAAAAATATATATGTGGATTTTTAAATGGTGAAAACAACAAATTTGGTAAAATATATTTTGGAATAACGGATGATGGAATAATAAAAGGAACTTATTTGAATAGGGAAGATAGGGATGATATAAGACAGTTATTCATAGATAGATTGAAATATATAAGGCCTGTAGTAGATAGATCTTTATTTACTATAGAGTTTATAAAATTAAAGAAAAATGGCAAAATAGAAAAAGATTATTATATAATTGAAATTTACGTGCCACCTTCTCCAGACCCTTCCGTTTTATACTTTACGAGGGATGATAAATTATATATTAGATTTGATGGGAGAAATGAAAAAATAGAGGGGCCTGAAATTCAAGAAGTAATAAAAACGAGACTCCTTAATAAGATAATAGGTGATAAGGATTTTTTTAAAAGCCCTAAAAGTTAG
- a CDS encoding acetate uptake transporter, with the protein MINETTVKIRTINPSALGQFGLAMVTLVAASQKLGWTSGTSLLIPWAIFLGAFAQLFACIHDAKQNSLFGTTVFGAYALFWFSIGTTWMITNGVFGEAIMAGIDVKQLGMAYIGYFIFSVVMTIAAMEIQKILFIILFLIDFLFLGLAMVAFGIAPHFAHNLAAYSELLISICGFYGFAGNLLNGHFGREILPLGKPLGIIKKS; encoded by the coding sequence ATGATCAATGAAACAACAGTAAAAATCCGTACAATTAATCCTTCCGCTTTAGGACAATTTGGACTAGCAATGGTAACATTAGTAGCAGCTTCTCAAAAATTAGGGTGGACAAGCGGAACTTCATTACTAATTCCATGGGCAATATTTTTAGGAGCATTTGCACAATTATTTGCTTGTATTCATGATGCAAAGCAAAATAGCCTTTTTGGAACAACTGTATTTGGTGCATATGCATTATTCTGGTTTTCAATAGGAACAACATGGATGATTACAAATGGAGTTTTTGGAGAAGCAATAATGGCTGGAATTGATGTAAAGCAATTAGGAATGGCATATATAGGGTATTTCATTTTTAGTGTGGTTATGACAATTGCTGCTATGGAAATTCAAAAGATATTATTTATTATTTTATTTTTAATCGATTTCTTATTCTTAGGATTAGCAATGGTTGCATTTGGAATTGCACCTCACTTTGCACACAATTTAGCTGCTTACTCTGAGTTACTGATTTCGATCTGTGGATTCTATGGTTTCGCAGGAAATCTATTAAATGGTCACTTTGGAAGAGAAATATTACCTTTAGGTAAACCACTTGGAATAATTAAAAAGTCATAA
- a CDS encoding rubredoxin translates to MEIYKCSVCGYSYKEEKGDWTNDIKAGTKWEDLPEYWRCPTCNQPKMAFAKMKR, encoded by the coding sequence ATGGAAATATACAAATGTAGTGTATGTGGTTATTCATATAAGGAAGAAAAAGGAGACTGGACAAATGATATAAAAGCAGGGACAAAGTGGGAAGATTTACCCGAATATTGGAGATGTCCTACATGTAACCAGCCTAAAATGGCATTTGCCAAGATGAAAAGATAG
- a CDS encoding MATE family efflux transporter, producing the protein MEDKRMKLMAEEKVSKALIALSLPAIIGMLVNAVYNAVDTMFVGMVGTAAIGAVSLSFPILMLLSTVGLTFGIGGGSYISRALGKREIDNANKAANMALFTTLVLGILSTILGLVFMDKIVNMIGASATIKPYAIEYLRVIILGSVFIMGNMTMNNILRAEGSSKFSMIAMSTGALLNIALDPLLIIKFDMGVGGAAIATVFSQIVTFIMLAGYIFTGKSMLKISIKNLKFDKEIYNDILKIGTPTFVRQLTTTFAMMLMNGIAATFGDSVVAAMGVTNRVIIIGMYVIFGLSQGFQPLAGFNYGAKSYDRLKETIKITIRWASIFTTCVSIVFAIFAEPIIMIFSKDPAVIEVGVTILRALCVLFPFFGFQAVYSSLFQAMGKAKEASILALSRQGIFFVPALLTLPKLFGLNGLIASQPIADFFTIIVTFYFATKIKKELDGLDGISEERLASVY; encoded by the coding sequence ATGGAAGATAAAAGAATGAAATTGATGGCAGAAGAAAAGGTGTCTAAAGCATTAATAGCCCTATCTTTACCTGCTATTATAGGAATGCTTGTAAATGCCGTATATAATGCAGTAGATACAATGTTTGTGGGAATGGTAGGAACAGCTGCTATAGGGGCTGTGTCACTGAGTTTTCCCATACTTATGCTTTTAAGTACTGTAGGTTTAACCTTTGGTATTGGTGGAGGATCATATATATCAAGGGCCCTAGGAAAACGTGAAATAGACAATGCCAACAAAGCTGCTAATATGGCCCTATTTACTACTTTAGTATTAGGTATATTATCAACTATACTGGGATTAGTATTTATGGATAAAATAGTAAATATGATAGGAGCATCAGCTACTATAAAGCCCTATGCAATAGAATATCTTAGAGTGATCATATTAGGATCAGTGTTTATAATGGGGAACATGACTATGAATAATATATTAAGAGCAGAAGGTAGTTCTAAATTTAGTATGATAGCCATGTCAACGGGAGCCTTACTGAATATAGCCCTAGATCCATTATTAATAATTAAATTTGACATGGGTGTTGGTGGAGCAGCCATAGCTACAGTATTTTCACAAATTGTAACTTTCATAATGCTAGCAGGTTATATATTTACTGGTAAATCCATGTTAAAGATTAGCATTAAAAATTTAAAGTTTGATAAAGAAATATATAATGACATATTAAAAATAGGAACACCTACTTTCGTAAGACAATTAACAACTACTTTTGCAATGATGTTGATGAATGGTATAGCTGCTACCTTTGGAGACTCAGTAGTAGCTGCCATGGGTGTAACTAACAGAGTAATAATAATCGGTATGTATGTAATATTTGGATTAAGTCAAGGATTCCAACCCCTTGCAGGATTTAATTATGGAGCAAAGTCTTATGATAGATTAAAAGAGACAATTAAGATAACCATAAGATGGGCTAGTATATTTACCACTTGTGTAAGTATAGTATTTGCCATCTTTGCAGAACCTATAATTATGATATTTAGTAAGGACCCAGCTGTTATAGAAGTGGGGGTTACCATATTAAGAGCCCTTTGCGTACTGTTTCCTTTCTTTGGATTCCAAGCAGTTTATTCATCATTATTCCAAGCCATGGGTAAAGCAAAGGAAGCTAGTATACTAGCCTTATCAAGACAAGGTATATTCTTTGTACCAGCCCTATTAACACTTCCCAAATTATTTGGATTAAATGGTTTAATAGCAAGTCAGCCTATAGCAGATTTCTTTACAATAATAGTTACATTTTACTTTGCTACAAAAATAAAGAAGGAATTAGATGGTCTTGATGGAATTTCAGAAGAAAGACTAGCAAGTGTATATTAG
- a CDS encoding TetR/AcrR family transcriptional regulator: MPKVIKDIDKKILTTAEELFKEKGYENVDMRFIAKTTGIAVGTLYNYYKNKFDLFSIVLENSWNRTLKKCEEIEDEKVNYDEKLIKILSTIYEDIINRKGMGSQFMRELHKRDKEKETNEKMKNFGQKNSEIIKRVILKGIKAGVFKEEEEFIEHMAYDLLMLCVHLRNKYEKEDAIKYIKYRVKRMC, from the coding sequence ATGCCAAAGGTTATAAAGGATATAGATAAAAAGATATTAACTACAGCAGAGGAACTTTTTAAAGAAAAGGGATATGAAAATGTGGATATGAGATTCATAGCCAAGACTACAGGCATAGCTGTGGGAACTCTATATAATTACTATAAAAATAAATTTGATTTATTTAGTATAGTTTTAGAGAATAGTTGGAATAGGACCTTAAAAAAATGTGAAGAAATAGAAGATGAAAAAGTTAATTATGATGAGAAACTAATAAAAATATTGAGCACAATATATGAAGATATAATCAATAGAAAAGGTATGGGAAGCCAATTTATGAGGGAACTTCATAAAAGGGACAAAGAAAAAGAAACTAATGAGAAGATGAAGAACTTTGGTCAAAAAAATAGTGAGATCATAAAAAGAGTAATTCTTAAAGGAATAAAGGCGGGTGTATTTAAGGAAGAGGAAGAATTTATAGAACATATGGCTTATGATCTTTTAATGCTATGTGTTCATTTGAGAAATAAATATGAAAAGGAAGATGCAATAAAATATATTAAATATCGTGTTAAACGTATGTGCTGA
- a CDS encoding hydrolase: MRILKEETMAVLVDVQEVLLPHIHDNENLAKNLRILIEGLKTMGVDILVSEQYTKGLGHTVETLQEVLGEYTPLEKTSFSCCDDENMMEYMEKSGKKFIILTGIESHICVMQTALDLKAKGYEPVIVEDCVGSRSDNNRKVAMNRLAQSGVIVTTYESLLFELCRYSKAPEFRTISKLVK, encoded by the coding sequence ATGAGAATATTAAAAGAAGAAACTATGGCAGTGCTAGTAGATGTACAAGAGGTACTATTACCTCATATCCATGATAATGAAAATCTAGCTAAAAATTTAAGAATTTTAATAGAAGGATTAAAAACTATGGGAGTAGATATCCTAGTATCTGAGCAGTATACTAAGGGGTTAGGACATACTGTAGAAACATTACAAGAAGTATTAGGTGAGTATACTCCACTTGAGAAAACTAGTTTTAGCTGTTGCGATGATGAAAATATGATGGAGTATATGGAAAAGTCAGGAAAGAAATTTATTATATTAACTGGAATAGAAAGTCATATATGTGTAATGCAAACTGCCTTAGATTTAAAGGCAAAGGGATATGAGCCTGTAATAGTAGAAGACTGTGTTGGTTCAAGAAGTGACAACAATAGAAAAGTGGCTATGAACAGATTAGCCCAATCAGGTGTAATAGTTACTACATATGAATCCTTATTATTTGAACTATGTAGATACTCAAAGGCACCAGAGTTTAGAACTATCTCTAAATTAGTTAAATAA
- a CDS encoding DUF1858 domain-containing protein: MKITKDSVIADVLKVNKNAPNILMGFGMGCLGCPSSQMETLEQAAEIHGIDLEKLLEELNK, translated from the coding sequence ATGAAAATAACTAAGGACAGTGTTATAGCAGATGTATTAAAGGTAAATAAAAATGCACCAAATATTTTAATGGGATTTGGAATGGGTTGTCTAGGTTGTCCATCATCACAAATGGAGACGCTAGAACAAGCAGCAGAAATCCATGGAATTGATTTAGAAAAATTATTAGAAGAATTAAATAAATAA
- a CDS encoding nitrite/sulfite reductase domain-containing protein, whose amino-acid sequence MNPKYAVLQKIKNGKRVYAITPRIPGGFISANQMIKIAEVAKKYKASIKFTSGQRVSLIGLKAEDVEKAWEDLGMDPGVLSAYSVKNVEICPGEICKRARQKSLGLGMRLERRFYGAPAPNRTKIGVVACLNGCTSLHAKDIGVLANEEGFIVVAGGSAGFHQRLSDEIKRNLTEEEAFILVESLFDYYCENAEAGEKLGHFMDRIGVDKFREEVLKVFEERMKGSDNIE is encoded by the coding sequence ATGAATCCGAAATATGCAGTGTTACAAAAAATTAAAAATGGTAAAAGAGTTTATGCAATCACACCTAGAATACCAGGTGGTTTTATAAGTGCCAATCAAATGATAAAAATAGCTGAAGTAGCTAAAAAATATAAAGCATCAATCAAATTTACTTCTGGTCAAAGGGTAAGCCTAATAGGTTTAAAGGCAGAAGATGTGGAAAAGGCTTGGGAAGACCTAGGCATGGACCCAGGAGTATTATCTGCCTATTCTGTTAAGAATGTGGAAATTTGCCCAGGTGAAATTTGTAAGCGCGCAAGACAAAAGTCTTTAGGCCTTGGAATGAGGCTAGAAAGAAGGTTTTATGGAGCACCAGCTCCTAATAGAACGAAAATAGGCGTTGTAGCTTGTTTAAATGGCTGTACTAGTTTACATGCTAAGGATATAGGAGTCCTAGCTAATGAAGAAGGTTTTATAGTAGTAGCAGGAGGTAGTGCTGGATTCCATCAAAGGCTATCAGATGAAATTAAGAGAAATTTAACTGAAGAGGAAGCCTTTATATTAGTAGAATCTCTATTTGATTATTATTGTGAAAATGCTGAAGCTGGAGAAAAGTTAGGGCACTTTATGGATAGAATAGGTGTAGACAAATTTAGAGAAGAAGTACTTAAAGTATTTGAAGAGAGAATGAAAGGAAGTGACAACATTGAGTAG
- a CDS encoding class I SAM-dependent methyltransferase → MSFYEKLSTYYDVVFKTGENQLRFIKKYMGDRKKLLDVAAGTGNYSISLSKDGYEVDSLELDSDMVELLENKATKESIDMDIYEMNMMDINEIDKKYDGVYCIGNSLVHLNGKEEIGEFFKKTYDILNDNGAIIIQIVNYDRVIKNNVTKLPTIDRSDEGVVFERLYSMKDEKVIFTGKLSVKEDNKEYTSDVELFALLKVDLEELLNKAGFSNMKFFGGFDESDYSDETFANVVVAYKE, encoded by the coding sequence ATGAGTTTTTATGAAAAATTAAGCACATATTATGATGTGGTTTTTAAAACAGGAGAAAATCAATTAAGGTTTATTAAAAAATATATGGGAGATAGAAAGAAATTATTAGATGTGGCAGCTGGAACGGGAAATTATTCTATTAGCCTGAGTAAAGATGGTTATGAAGTAGATTCACTAGAATTAGATTCTGATATGGTGGAACTTTTAGAAAATAAGGCAACAAAGGAAAGTATAGATATGGACATCTATGAAATGAATATGATGGACATTAATGAGATTGATAAAAAATATGATGGAGTGTACTGTATTGGAAATTCATTAGTACATTTAAATGGGAAAGAAGAAATTGGAGAATTCTTTAAAAAAACCTATGACATTCTAAATGATAATGGAGCTATAATAATACAAATAGTAAATTACGACAGGGTTATAAAAAATAATGTTACAAAACTTCCTACTATAGATAGAAGTGACGAAGGTGTAGTATTTGAAAGACTTTATTCTATGAAAGATGAGAAAGTAATATTCACAGGTAAGTTATCTGTTAAAGAGGACAATAAAGAATATACTAGTGATGTGGAATTATTTGCCCTATTAAAGGTCGATTTAGAGGAACTTTTAAATAAGGCTGGATTTAGTAATATGAAGTTCTTTGGTGGATTTGACGAAAGTGACTATTCAGATGAAACCTTTGCCAATGTGGTAGTAGCATATAAAGAGTAA